The following are from one region of the Gammaproteobacteria bacterium genome:
- a CDS encoding Fic family protein produces MRYVGYVALKRLYDLPDIPHHVVSHIVQAARRTVDNQEYYPAVYQPENSLAGHLEFALKYEGVNLAILSALFQVVDGAELIAYIQSRPTGIHTRRVWFLYEFLTGTRLGIPDLQSTCGYVDALGPNEYVTKAGKRLSRYRVRNNLLGTQDFCPVVRRTEALQQFSWEALRDAAEAVVRSYDPETVSRAVNYLYTKETRSSFAIEHETPTASKMERFGRALQSVKSYPVLDKQALLDLQSIVLDEKAAATGYRTEQNYVGETLGRREVVHFVSPKPEDVPSMMAGLLEFCRDSDEIDPVIAAAVASFGFVFIHPFDDGNGRIHRYMIHHFLSNHGVTPKGTIFPVSATMVNNRHEYDACLESFSRATMPLIEYRMNEDFSLDVLNETADLYRYFDATRMCEYLYDCVRKTIDNELKEELETLSAFAQARAALDAAFDLPEKQKNLLLKLCWQGRGTLSITKRTVHFKEYSDGEMAAMLEVIAPFFRPRE; encoded by the coding sequence GTGCGATATGTTGGCTATGTGGCGCTAAAGAGGCTATATGACCTGCCTGATATCCCTCATCATGTGGTATCTCACATCGTGCAGGCAGCCCGGCGGACGGTCGACAATCAGGAATACTACCCAGCAGTATATCAACCCGAAAACTCCTTGGCGGGTCACCTTGAGTTCGCGCTCAAATATGAAGGGGTCAACCTCGCAATCCTGAGCGCACTATTTCAGGTTGTCGATGGCGCGGAGCTGATCGCCTATATCCAGTCCCGGCCAACGGGCATTCACACCCGGCGGGTTTGGTTTCTCTATGAGTTTTTGACCGGCACCCGGTTGGGTATCCCTGACCTGCAATCCACCTGTGGTTATGTCGATGCGTTGGGTCCCAATGAATATGTGACCAAAGCGGGGAAACGACTATCCCGCTACCGTGTGCGCAACAATTTACTGGGGACACAGGACTTCTGTCCAGTGGTCCGCCGGACTGAAGCGCTGCAACAATTCTCATGGGAAGCATTGAGGGATGCCGCGGAAGCGGTGGTCCGTTCCTACGATCCCGAGACGGTGAGCCGGGCAGTCAATTATCTGTATACCAAGGAGACACGCTCCTCCTTCGCCATTGAGCATGAGACGCCCACTGCCAGCAAGATGGAACGTTTTGGCCGCGCCCTGCAGTCGGTGAAGAGTTACCCTGTGCTCGACAAGCAGGCGTTATTGGATCTGCAAAGCATCGTCCTGGATGAGAAAGCGGCGGCGACCGGCTACCGCACCGAGCAGAACTATGTGGGTGAAACGCTTGGCCGCCGTGAGGTTGTGCATTTCGTTTCTCCAAAGCCGGAGGATGTGCCCTCCATGATGGCCGGATTGCTTGAATTCTGTCGCGATAGTGACGAGATCGATCCCGTTATCGCTGCGGCAGTGGCGTCATTCGGCTTTGTATTTATCCATCCGTTCGATGACGGAAACGGCCGTATCCATCGCTACATGATCCATCACTTCCTGTCCAATCACGGGGTGACACCCAAAGGAACGATCTTTCCAGTATCGGCGACCATGGTCAACAACAGGCATGAATACGACGCCTGTCTTGAGTCGTTCTCGCGCGCGACCATGCCGTTGATCGAATACCGGATGAACGAAGATTTCTCGCTCGATGTGCTCAATGAAACCGCCGATCTTTATCGCTATTTTGATGCCACGCGCATGTGCGAATACCTTTACGACTGTGTGCGCAAAACAATTGACAACGAACTCAAGGAGGAGCTGGAGACCTTGTCTGCCTTCGCGCAGGCAAGGGCGGCGCTGGATGCCGCGTTTGACCTGCCGGAGAAGCAGAAAAACCTGTTATTAAAACTATGCTGGCAGGGGAGGGGGACGCTTTCGATAACAAAGCGCACAGTGCATTTCAAGGAGTACAGCGATGGAGAGATGGCGGCGATGCTGGAAGTGATAGCCCCATTTTTTCGCCCGAGGGAGTGA
- a CDS encoding TonB-dependent receptor, translating to MKNYGFKKCAIAAALLGSGVEVHAAEAVPLGKITVKGEAMRESDRSFTVNVISAEDIKSRRWENPLAIVREAPGVEVRSLQAGSVADPITIRGMTSGGHGGDVGLSLDGITLNEADGHADGYADTNVIIPLEIGKLSLYKGPVSPLYGNFARGGVMAFTTRKGGEYLDTHLSAGSYGTYDGQAAFGGKTGAVQINGALQGYESQGWRDNSRFTKMNSAFRAAYQISDRSEIVLSLRGHGAWFEGPGNIGRDQFLDSSRRHQQAPSVAGQNDGGEKTYSSQRVDFNHLINNDLKLLTFVYNTNMGLTRFESNTPNPPANQIERSHDRDVFAFGASLNGQNQLLGVRNNWVLGSERYDEGTHEDQWSTNTRVRGVKQRDRDFKITTTSLYGQADLGIHRLFRPTLGFRYDNFDGSLSDRLTGTKTNINDFSRISPKFGMRSELTDKWELRASAANGFALPSSTQKYDPNIKVDAVEFWQYEVGINGAPSPRWDVDVAAFLFNSSDEIQQVPGVVPPRLINAGKSQRIGLEGDVRYYPARINHLELSTGFGFFDTEIKEGTDPAFTGKELQRVPRHIANFTVKYAPPAGWGGSLRWRSLGPYYTNNQNTGKYDGYDIATASVFYLVRGEKGRSVRWYMDINNMTNQVYAENVSGANALGQPTSFNPHPPVNVMFGVMTSLM from the coding sequence ATGAAAAATTATGGTTTCAAAAAATGCGCTATCGCCGCAGCGCTACTTGGGTCCGGCGTGGAAGTTCACGCCGCAGAGGCGGTCCCGCTGGGCAAGATCACCGTTAAGGGTGAGGCCATGAGGGAGTCGGATCGTTCCTTCACGGTCAACGTCATCTCAGCGGAGGACATCAAGTCGCGGCGCTGGGAAAATCCTCTGGCTATCGTCAGGGAGGCGCCCGGCGTCGAAGTGCGCTCGCTACAGGCGGGCAGTGTCGCCGATCCCATTACCATCCGCGGCATGACCAGCGGCGGCCACGGCGGCGATGTGGGCTTGTCACTTGACGGCATCACTCTGAACGAGGCCGATGGCCATGCCGATGGCTATGCCGATACCAATGTCATCATCCCGCTGGAGATCGGGAAACTGTCTTTATACAAAGGGCCGGTCTCGCCGCTGTACGGGAATTTCGCGCGCGGCGGCGTCATGGCTTTTACCACCCGCAAGGGGGGCGAATACCTGGATACCCACCTGTCGGCGGGATCGTATGGAACCTATGATGGGCAAGCGGCGTTTGGCGGCAAGACTGGCGCGGTGCAGATCAACGGTGCGCTCCAGGGCTACGAAAGCCAGGGCTGGCGTGATAACTCGCGCTTCACCAAGATGAATTCCGCGTTCCGCGCCGCCTACCAGATCAGTGACCGTTCCGAAATTGTTCTCTCGCTGCGCGGCCACGGCGCATGGTTCGAAGGGCCGGGCAACATTGGCCGCGACCAGTTCCTCGACAGTTCCCGCCGGCACCAGCAGGCCCCGAGCGTGGCCGGCCAGAATGACGGGGGCGAAAAAACCTACTCCTCGCAGCGCGTCGATTTCAATCACCTGATAAATAATGATCTCAAGCTGCTGACCTTCGTGTACAACACCAATATGGGTCTCACCCGCTTCGAGTCAAATACGCCCAATCCGCCGGCAAATCAGATCGAACGATCACACGACCGCGATGTTTTCGCCTTCGGCGCCAGCCTGAATGGTCAGAACCAGTTATTAGGTGTTCGTAACAATTGGGTGCTTGGAAGTGAACGTTATGATGAGGGCACACACGAGGATCAATGGTCGACGAATACGCGAGTGCGGGGCGTGAAACAGCGCGATCGGGACTTCAAAATCACCACCACCTCGCTGTACGGCCAGGCCGATCTCGGCATCCATCGGCTTTTTCGTCCGACACTCGGTTTTCGTTATGATAACTTCGACGGCTCGCTCAGTGATCGCCTGACGGGCACCAAAACGAACATCAACGATTTCAGCCGCATCAGCCCGAAATTTGGTATGCGGTCCGAGCTTACCGACAAATGGGAACTGCGCGCAAGCGCGGCAAACGGCTTCGCCCTGCCCAGCAGCACCCAGAAATACGACCCGAACATCAAGGTCGACGCAGTCGAGTTCTGGCAATACGAAGTCGGCATCAACGGCGCGCCCTCGCCGCGTTGGGATGTTGATGTAGCCGCTTTTCTGTTCAACAGTTCCGATGAGATTCAACAGGTTCCCGGAGTTGTTCCTCCCCGCCTCATCAACGCAGGCAAGTCGCAGCGCATCGGCCTGGAGGGTGATGTGCGCTACTATCCGGCGAGAATCAACCATCTGGAACTTTCCACGGGATTCGGTTTCTTCGACACTGAGATCAAGGAAGGCACGGATCCGGCTTTCACCGGCAAGGAACTACAGCGCGTACCCAGACACATAGCGAATTTCACCGTCAAGTACGCGCCTCCGGCCGGCTGGGGCGGGAGCCTGAGATGGCGTTCCCTGGGGCCTTACTACACCAACAACCAGAATACCGGCAAGTATGATGGATACGACATCGCCACCGCCTCGGTGTTCTACCTCGTGCGCGGCGAGAAGGGCCGCAGCGTGCGCTGGTATATGGACATAAACAACATGACCAACCAGGTGTATGCGGAGAACGTTTCCGGCGCCAACGCGCTGGGCCAACCGACGAGCTTCAACCCGCATCCTCCGGTGAACGTGATGTTCGGTGTCATGACATCCCTCATGTAA
- a CDS encoding IS4 family transposase produces the protein MYSGQLVFAQLMEHLPLHTFRRCVQRYPSKYPTKTFSHLDQFLCMAFAQLTYRESLRDIETCLRAHQAKLYHLGIRGNIAKSTLADANEQRDRRIYADFAMSLIQTARKLYASDSFAVELEQTVYALDTTTIDLCLSVFPWARFRSTKAAVKMHTLLDLRGNIPTFIHISDGKMHEVNVLDILIPEAGSFYIMDRGFTDFARWFTLHQAQAFFVIRGKSNLLFRRVYSRTVDKSTGLRCDQTIALTARKASKDYPQHLRRIKFYDAEHDRFLVFLTNNFDLPALTIAQLYRCRWQVELFFKWIKQHLRIKRFYGTTENAVKTQIWIAIAVYVVVAIVKKRLNTEASLYTILQILSLTLFEKTPLDQLLKNAETQMSMQKDNNQLNLFN, from the coding sequence ATGTATTCAGGCCAGTTGGTGTTCGCACAACTCATGGAGCATTTGCCCCTTCACACATTCCGTCGCTGCGTGCAGCGCTACCCTTCCAAATATCCCACCAAGACTTTTTCGCATCTCGATCAATTTCTCTGCATGGCGTTCGCGCAGCTGACTTACCGCGAAAGCCTGCGCGACATCGAAACCTGTCTGCGCGCCCACCAAGCCAAGCTCTATCACTTGGGCATACGAGGCAACATCGCCAAGAGCACGCTGGCCGATGCCAACGAGCAACGCGACCGTCGCATCTACGCGGATTTCGCGATGAGCTTAATCCAGACCGCCAGAAAGCTTTACGCCAGCGACAGCTTTGCGGTCGAACTGGAACAGACGGTCTACGCACTCGATACCACGACCATCGACCTGTGCTTGAGCGTCTTTCCGTGGGCACGCTTCCGCTCCACCAAAGCTGCCGTCAAGATGCATACGCTGCTCGACCTGCGCGGCAACATTCCAACCTTCATCCACATCAGCGATGGCAAGATGCACGAGGTCAATGTGCTCGATATCCTGATACCCGAAGCCGGCAGCTTTTACATCATGGATCGTGGCTTCACCGACTTCGCTCGCTGGTTCACCCTGCATCAAGCACAGGCGTTCTTTGTCATCCGTGGCAAATCCAATCTGCTCTTTCGTCGCGTCTACTCTCGCACCGTGGACAAGTCCACTGGACTGCGCTGCGACCAGACCATTGCATTGACTGCTCGCAAGGCCAGCAAGGATTACCCGCAGCACCTGCGACGCATCAAGTTCTACGATGCCGAACACGACAGGTTTCTGGTCTTTCTGACCAACAACTTCGACCTGCCTGCGCTGACCATCGCTCAGCTTTATCGTTGCCGCTGGCAGGTCGAGCTATTCTTCAAGTGGATCAAACAGCATCTTCGAATCAAGCGGTTCTATGGCACCACCGAGAATGCAGTCAAGACGCAAATATGGATCGCCATCGCGGTTTACGTCGTGGTCGCCATCGTGAAAAAGCGGCTCAATACCGAGGCTTCGCTTTACACAATCCTACAGATTTTGAGCCTGACTCTTTTCGAGAAAACGCCACTCGATCAATTACTTAAAAATGCGGAGACGCAAATGAGCATGCAGAAAGACAATAACCAATTGAATCTATTCAATTAA